The sequence below is a genomic window from Neomicrococcus aestuarii.
CGCCGAGCTCGGCAAGTCTCTCCAGTTGACGCCCGCGGCAGTCCGCCGCCACCTCGACGCCTTGACTGAACGCGGCCTGATTGAAGTCAAATCCATGGCCCGACAAGCAACGGGGGCAGGCCGTCCGGCTCGACGGTACGTAGTTTCCCAGGGTGGCCAAGAGCGATTAGGTGACGATTATCTCCCTATCGCAGTGGAGGCTCTCCGGGACCTCGAAACTTATGCTGGAAAAGAAGCGGTTGACGCTTTTGTGGCTCGCCGATTTGAGCCCATGGAAAAGCGTTACTCACAGGAACTCGAAGGTATTGAGTCCCTAGAGGATCGCGCAGAGAAAATTGCAGAGTTGCTGTCCGCAGATGGATTTGTGGGATACACCCGCGAAGCCGGACTCACCGGTCAGTTAGCAATGAACCAAGCCATCACTCCATCGATGAGAGCGGCGATGGCAGCGGTTCAGTTGTGTCAGGGGCATTGCCCCGTCTTGGGACTCGCAAAAGAGTTCCCACAGTTTTGTGAACACGAAACAGGAATGTTTTCCCGCCTTCTTGGCGTTGACGTGAGAAGACTCTCCACGTTGGCTACCGGGGGACACGTGTGCACTACGCATATCCCGTTGGGGCGCTTTGAACAAGCGAATCCAGGGGAGAAGAGAGTCAGAGTGAAGTCCACCAGGCAGGAGAAACTGAGATGACTGATCAGTTGGCACAGGACACTCAGGATCCTGGCGTTATCGCCGAAATCCTTGAGAAGAACCCAGAGCTTGAAGGCTTGGGAAACTATGAATACGGTTGGGCTGACAAGAACGACGCCGGTGCAAACGCACGCCGTGGTCTGAGCGAAGAAGTCGTCCGCGACATCTCCGGCAAGAAGAGCGAAGCTGACTGGATGCTTGATCTGCGTCTGAAGGGCTTGAAGTACTTCGAGAAGAAGCCAATGCCAACGTGGGGTGCAGACCTCTCCGGTATTGACTTCGACAACATCAAGTACTTTGTGCGCTCCACGGAGAAGCAAGCACAGTCGTGGGAAGACCTCCCGGACGATATCCGTAATACGTACGAAAAGCTTGGTATCCCCGAAGCTGAGCGCTCCCGCTTGGTTTCCGGCGTTGCCGCACAGTACGAATCTGAAGTGGTTTACCACCAGATTCGTGAAGACCTTGAAGCTCAGGGCGTCATCTTCCTGGACACGGACACTGGTTTGCGCGAGCACCCAGAGATCTTCCAGGAGTACTTCGGCTCTGTGATCCCTGCTGGTGATAACAAGTTCGCTTCGCTGAACACGG
It includes:
- a CDS encoding helix-turn-helix transcriptional regulator is translated as MYSSNSSTSERPQGSADVPVGEDRTRDRVLATVLEDGPISAAELGKSLQLTPAAVRRHLDALTERGLIEVKSMARQATGAGRPARRYVVSQGGQERLGDDYLPIAVEALRDLETYAGKEAVDAFVARRFEPMEKRYSQELEGIESLEDRAEKIAELLSADGFVGYTREAGLTGQLAMNQAITPSMRAAMAAVQLCQGHCPVLGLAKEFPQFCEHETGMFSRLLGVDVRRLSTLATGGHVCTTHIPLGRFEQANPGEKRVRVKSTRQEKLR